In the Enterococcus rotai genome, AGATGCGTGAGAAGCATTCACTAGTTGTCCAAAGTAGGTTAAATCATTATCCGATAAGGCATTCTTCGCTTTGATCGTACGCTGGTTTTCAGTCACCGCATGTTTTGCTCGCTTGATCAACACCTCATCTGCAATCATTTCTTTATTTTTTTCAAACAAATCCTCTGTCAGTTCCCCCAAAGTATTAATTGGTAACGCAGTTTGTAGATGGCTCAAAGCTAATTCACATTCCGCCCGTCGCTCATTATATTTTGAATCTGCTAATTCTCTGCGTTTATTCGTATTCATGATCACAATCACATAGTCACCAAACTCTGCTGGTACTAATTCATAATCAAGCGTGTTTGTATCTAATAAAATTGCTTGGTCTCGTTTCCCCATACCAATCGCAAATTGATCCATGATTCCAGAGTTGACACCGATGAATTGATTTTCCACTCGTTTTCCTGTCTTCACAAGATCCATCATACTAAGCCCTAGATCAAATAGATCATTTAATATAACACCCATTAACAATTCAATTGAAGCGGATGATGAAAGTCCCGCACCATTTGGAATCGTACCCCAAAAAAGAAGATCCATACCTTGATCGATAGTGTGTCCTGCTTCTATTAAATATTGGATCATTCCTTTTGGATAATTTGTCCAATCATCGGCTTTTTTGTAGGTTAGATCCGTTAATGATACTTCGATAATCCCTAATTCTGAAAAATTCTCTGAATAAAAACGAATAACTTGATCTGTCCGCTTCCTAACAGCACCATATGTTCCAATCGTAATTGCCGCTGGAAAAACGTGGCCGCCATTATAATCAGTATGCTCTCCAATCAAGTTGATTCTTCCCGGAGCAAAAAATAGTTCATTGGTCTCTATTCCAAATGTAGAATAGAATAGTTCTTGTAAGTCATTTTCCACAGTGATCACCTCTTGATACATTTTAGTAAATTAATTGTAAAACATTTACTAAACTTTTACAAGCTATTTCATAAAACGATTACATTTATTTAACTAATGTTAAGAAGAAGACAAGATCACTGCCTTTTTATTCTATCTATTGGATTTTTTTCTTACTTTAGTTCATAATAGAATTGTCTAACTAAGTGAGAGGAGAATGTATATGAAAAAATTTATTTCAGGTATGCTTGTAGGAACAGCTGTAACATGCGCCGCTGTTGTTGGCTTTGCAGCCACAATCAAGAAAACAGTTCTTGATCCAATCGAAGAAAAAGAAGATATGATCGAGGAAAACCGTAAAAAAGCAATGCGCAAACGCATCTCTCGATAATAAGAAAAGCGAAACACGTTTGCTCAGATTCTGAGCGATATAAGAGAAGTAATTTTAGCAGGGTGCTTTTCCCTGTGAATTAATTCTCGTTATCGCCGAGGAATCTAACGTGTGTAGCTAGATCAAAGAAAAATCCTATTCGTGATGTTTTTATCACAAACAGGATTTTTCTTTTTCACATTTTTTTAGTCAGCAAAGCTGTAAAAATTGTACTGGCAATCACATCAGCTTCTCTTAAATTCCACGGATCTGTTCCCGGTCTGGATGTTGCAGCTGTCAACCAATGAATTCCCTCCGTAGGAATACCATAACAAAACAGGCCAAGGATTCGTTCTCCTTCTTTTGACTGTAGTTGATTCGTTGTCCGCTCTACTAGCAGCGCACCTGTTTTATAGACTTCTCCTGTCGTTAGAGTCAACTCATGTAAACTCGCTATGCCATCTTTTAAAAGTTGGTGGATTAATGGATTTAAACTAAATTGATTGGTCGTTTTCGGCAATCTGGCTTCAATTAGGAAATGAGTTTTATATTTTTCGGTCGGACTATTCTTTGAAAATCCAATAAATCTTCCTGCATCCGTCATAATTTCCATTTTCGGTCCGACCAGTGTCACAATTCCTGCTTTGATCAAAGCCTTCAGTTCAGCTGTTCGCTCTAAAGGCGGCCCGATTGATAAAAAAGAATTCAAAGGAGCAAACCAATCCCATAACCACTTCTTAGTCTCATCATTTGAAAAAAGCTCCTGATCCAGCATAAAACGAACCTCATCTCGTAGATC is a window encoding:
- a CDS encoding galactokinase, with the translated sequence MENDLQELFYSTFGIETNELFFAPGRINLIGEHTDYNGGHVFPAAITIGTYGAVRKRTDQVIRFYSENFSELGIIEVSLTDLTYKKADDWTNYPKGMIQYLIEAGHTIDQGMDLLFWGTIPNGAGLSSSASIELLMGVILNDLFDLGLSMMDLVKTGKRVENQFIGVNSGIMDQFAIGMGKRDQAILLDTNTLDYELVPAEFGDYVIVIMNTNKRRELADSKYNERRAECELALSHLQTALPINTLGELTEDLFEKNKEMIADEVLIKRAKHAVTENQRTIKAKNALSDNDLTYFGQLVNASHASLKDDYEVTGIELDTLVMAAQKQPGVLGARMTGAGFGGCAIALVKETELEPFIEQVGKVYKEKIGYSADFYIANVDDGARKL
- a CDS encoding DUF3042 family protein, producing MKKFISGMLVGTAVTCAAVVGFAATIKKTVLDPIEEKEDMIEENRKKAMRKRISR